A part of Acipenser ruthenus chromosome 12, fAciRut3.2 maternal haplotype, whole genome shotgun sequence genomic DNA contains:
- the LOC117416910 gene encoding guanine nucleotide-binding protein G(I)/G(S)/G(O) subunit gamma-5-like, with protein sequence MSGSSTVNTMKKVVQQLRFEASINRVKVSKAAAELQQFCLQNAHQDPLLTGVSSSTNPFRPQKVCAFL encoded by the exons ATGTCTGGATCATCAACCGTGAATACAATGAAGAAAGTCGTGCAGCAGTTGCGATTTGAAGCAAGTATAAACAGAGTAAAG GTGTCCAAGGCCGCCGCtgaactgcagcagttttgcttaCAGAATGCCCACCAGGACCCTTTGCTGACAGGGGTGTCTTCCAGCACAAACCCATTCAGACCGCAGAAAGTGTGCGCGTTTTTGTAG